A segment of the Ictalurus punctatus breed USDA103 chromosome 24, Coco_2.0, whole genome shotgun sequence genome:
GGTGCAACAAATTTCCACCCTTTGTTGTTCCGGGTTTTTGACGCACTTTACAAATCGGACGTTTCGTTCATGTCTGATCTTCTGTATCCGAACCGCTTCCATATTACAAAGGACGctccttttttggggggggattaATTCTTCTTCCTCGTCTAGGGTTGGATCTCTGCCTTGTGTCACGCTTGTTCTCGTTCTACGTGTGAGATGCCCACGATGTGGCACGTAAACGTAAACGTCATCAACTGTATCGTCAATAGCACGGGATGACAGATTCTTATCACGGGGAGGAATTTTACCGGTATATCATGGCTGAAACGATATGGCACAAGCCAAGTGAAAATATGCTGAATATAATCAAGCGTCTTCtgtttcctattataagattacagtaaaccaaatatatgatcatttaaacatatttcaagacatttttactcattgCAAGCTTTAAATTGTCTTATTCCAtgggcagatcattttgcttctttctagaaataaatgcttaatatGAGCTGCCGTGAGAACAAACTtcaaatgagtaaaaatgtctagaaatatgtTTAACAATCAAATATTGTATTTACTGATGTTTTAGAATATGATATACTACACAAATGAgactatatttaatatattttcacttgctaatgatggttttttaaatttttttatttattttttttttaaaaggaaaaattcAACAATTGGTAGATAAATAGTTTTTAACGTCCAATCACGTACTTTATTTGCTGGGGGTAACACGTTGGTCATTATTAAAAAGTACTGCTAATGCCAGGAGTACTCCCAGAAAATTGTTCTGTGGCCCAACGTATCATAACATTGACATTATATTGTCATGTTGTCCTTCCATATTCTGTCATCACCTTCTACAGAGCCATACTTACTGTAATGTACACTATAACCAAGattttgtggacatctgaccatcacacccatatgtggttcttcctcaaacctTTTTCCACAAAGTTGCAAGCACAATATTGTATAGAAtttctttgtgtgctgtaacattacgatttcccttcactggaacgaaAAGGCCCAAAAATGTTCCAGCATTGACGATGCTCCTGTTCACAAAGTAAgctcatgaagacatggtttcagaaggttggactggaagttCTTCCCttaaccctactgaacaccttttgggatgaactggaacaccgactgcgccccagacctcctcacctaacttcactaacgctcttgtagatgaatgaacacaaaatctagtggaaagccttcccagaagagtggaggttataataacagcaaatggctggttcaacaagcacatatgggtgtgatggtctggtgtTCACAAACCTTTAGCTACATAGTATATATCCGATTATTCAAAATGcttcttatttaatttttttatttgtcttttttttccccccaggggGGTTTCTCCAGCAGGTTCCAGCTTGCTCCATTCTCTGAGCCGCTACAGCCGATATATCGGCATCCTGGACTGTGACAACAAGACGCTTCGATGCCCAGCCTACAAAGGAACACTAATAGGTCACGTGGCAGACCACAGGACACAAATCAAACGAGGCAGCACCTACTATCTCCACGTGCAGACCATATTAACTCAGCTTACAGCTAAGGCCTTCCTTTATACTTTCTGCCATCACCTTCACCTGCCCATCAGCACAGACCAGGACGCCAACGCCGTGGTACTGCGCAGGACTAATTTCTTGTTGCAGCTCGGTTACACCGAGGAGGAGAGCAAAATAATCCGCTTCTTGAGTGAGCTCATCAAGCAACATTACCTTCAGGGGCCTTTAAAAGGGGCCAGCCAGTCCGTCTTCAGTTTCAGTTATACCACCAGCTATTTGTACAAAATCTGAATATGAATGAGTACATGTATGATCTTTTGAATAGGTTTCATATTCTgtgtttcccttccctggaacCTCTGCTACAATCAGGAGAACAATAATTATCGAATGTATTTGATTTCAGTTAacacttctttttcttttgccaGTGTTGACGTTACAATCCAGTAAGTAAGTTGTGGATGGCTTGTTGTCATCATTGTAGTTTTGAATGTTTCCGACGTTGTCTAACGTCTAGCTTGAAAATGTAACAAAGTATTTTCCGAGGTTTCTAGGCCTTGATAAAGGTCTTcattttttgtttcgtttgaAGAGCCAGTCTGGATTGAAAGTGCAGTCGGCCCACGACTTGAACCGACGACCTGGTCAGCAATTATTAATAGGTGGTGGATTCGTGATTGCTATCCTCATCTAATTTTAAACAGAATGTGAAAAATATAAGATGGCATTTTTGACACGATGgcatttatgttttatgttttttgccTTAAATGTGCTCTTTAAGGTCATGAGCTAATTCTTCGCTTTATTATTAGGACTGGGTGATTATGAGAAAAATATCATAccacgatacttgaggacatttctacgatacacgacgcgtatcacgatatataatttagctaacaaactgtctgccaaacagtagtaaaataaatgtaaaaaaaaatttaactcagTTTGATGATACTTTTCTACTTTAATGCTTACAACGACCAAgaagattgtttttttgttttttaaatgacgtCAAATCAgcggcatccattcagtaccatttaatttgtaattattaaaaccgtaaaaaaaaatacatcaccataccaacgatatctcagaaaagtgtaccGTGTAATAATTTATCACtatatcgatattatattgatatattgcccagccctaatgATTACATGTTATTTCTATGAAAATCCAAGATGTGGTAAGAGCAGTAAATAATTACCCTGTCCATGGCTTTCAGATGCTTGcgctgtaaaataataaaaactgactAACGTTCGATTCCTCTCACCCATTTGAAAAATATGTCTTTTGTGTTATATTCTTTATTCCATTGTATACTGTACTTTATAACTACTGTAAGGTTTTGCAAAGAGAAATAGACCAATCTGAAGAAGAATTCTGTAACAGACAAAAGTTAAGCAAGAAAGTGTGATGTGTGTCTTAACCCTGCTATGACCTCCAGTTAAAGAAAGTTCTGCATGGAAAAATGTTAAATAGTGGAGAAGTGATAGATGACATCTTGCATGTTTGGAAAATACACCGGTGAATTACATGGCAGCACCCATTTATAATCTTACACATTCAGGATTTCACTCAGTTTAATGACATGTAATGTTGTCTCAATGTTGTGTGCAAatagtgtgtgtgagcatgagTAACTTGATGGAGTGGCACTTTCTAATTTCGGTTGAGAATCACAATCATGGTGAGGACATGGAGGTGatggcccccccccccccccccccccccccccccccccactgctACGCTTAATGCTGCATGATGGAAGCTAATGGCCACCAGTTTTCAGTTgcattttgatatatatattgcttttcATTCGTAATCTGGCATCACTAGCCTCTGTGAAGACGAGTCTTCAAAATCCTGTATGTGACGTGATATGCATTCTGACGAATGTTAACAAGCCATACCGTACTGTACACATTGTATATTCAAGTTCCCAatggctgtgtttttttttttaaacccacttTCCTTTTATGTAAGCGTTGTCTGTCTAAAACAAACTTGGAATGAGTGTCGCTCACTAGAGTACAAAAAACGGTATTGTGATAATTGTCTGGGGTGCAGTAAgacattgtgtttttattgaaaatgattTGTGAATGTAATTTAAGTGATTTTGGGCCTTATTCAAGTGCATTGAGTTGTTTGCCCACTATGTTTTCTGCCTTAAAGGTTCATTAAAATATTACTAATTTGACCCTGTGAAGTCGTCTTCTTATATTCCTCGTATACAGTGGATAGAAAACGTCTACACACACCCCTGTTCAAATCTCAGGTCTTTGCGATGTAAAAAATTAAGCCAAGATAAATTGTGTCAGATCTTTCATGTAATATAGCAAGACATAAATTAAAGTgacaaataaaaggaaaaaaaaaaattacagtaacCTGGTTGCACAAGTGTATACACCCAAAAATACTTTGTAaaagcaccttttgcttgtaatacagcactgtGTTTTGGGGTCAGCATCTACCAACTTAGCACATCTTGATTAAACATTTCTattccacctttttttttttttttttgcaaaaaaaagtgctccagatctatcaaaTACTGAAGGGATGTCCTTTGCACAGCCCTGTTCAAGTAATCCCACAGGTTtttgataggatttagatcagggctctgactgggccatttcAAAACACTTGTTGATGTAGATTTGTCTTttgggttgttatcatgctggaaggtgaaagttttcttcatcttcagctgtctaacaggcCTGCAAGATTGGTATTTTGGAGCTATCAATCATTCCCTCTATCTTGACTAGATCCACAGTCCCAGTTAAAGATAAGCGGCAGCACCACCacgctgccaccaccatgcttcttcTTGGTTATAGTGTTCTATAGCTGTTGTTTTTGATGACATTTTGATGATATCTTGTTTTGATTACTTGTTTTTAATGACACTGGTCTCATCAAAAACTACCCATGGTAAAATATGGATACAGGAACAGAGAATGAGGATTAGACTCATAGCTCAGGCAGTCCAGGCATGGGGAATTTTCCCACAAAAGCCTCAACCTCATCTCGGAGTTCTGTTATTTTCTTTTGATATTTCTCATCCTGAGCCAATGTTTCCTTGAACTCCTTCAAAGTGGCTTTGGGGTTTATGTTTGTCTGGATCTCCACAGCCAACTGAATGCCTAATAACACACAGATAAATATAATTGCAGTActtgtatttttaaatggtcTTATATAGCAAAAGGCAATTAACTCACCTCTGTGAACTAATTCTGCCACTTGGCAGAAATCTTCCTCCACTAACCCTCGTGATGTGAGAGCAGGCGTGCCTAAACGGAGGCCAAAGGGGTGGAATATACTATCACCTGCAGTAAAGATGATGTACACACATGCAATGAAAGGTTATGAAACAAGTACTAAGTTTCTATGTGTATTATGGTAAATCtgctaaaaaaaatcactagcCTGTGATGACTATAATGGAAAATAGGctaattcattacatttaaaaaaaacaaaacaaaaaaaaaccctaattcATTCAAAATTAGCAacttttcaaacaaaaaattaatcTATCATCATGTGGCACCTGGGCAAGGGTTCCTGTTACAGCTAATGCTGCAGTCCTGTAGCACCTTCTCCGCCCTTACTCCATCAATTCCATTGGGGCGAAGGTCAAGCAAAATAAGGTGAGTATCTGTACCACCTGAATGCAGATGCAGATAAGATATAAAATTAAGttagatgaataaatgatgatGCCTGCTTTTCAGAGTTCTTCACTGGCAAATTTATAAACATCATAAAATACTCTGAGAAAATGCCCACATTAAATAGCCCACATAATGAAAACTGgaattgttaataataatgtaaataaaataattgtatatACTATGTAAATGTTGTTAAAGTTGACAAAATTCTCTTCTTAGTCCATACCAGACATACCGTATATGGAAACTAAGCTGCAAGCATCATGGTTGTGATGTCACTACCGTGAACACATTTGCATATGTAAATACGTAGCAGAAAAAGACTGTGTAACAGACACTATTTATCTTTCACACTTTGTCCCTATACATATGCAGAAATTGCAAGCAGTGGCATGACCTATCTAATATCCTATGTGAAAagatcagccaatcaggagtTATTTTCATAAATCAGTTTCaaagatatgaaaaaaaaaaagaaacacaagcaGCCTGTCTAATTCGAAAGAATAAAGTAAGGTGTAGGGGCAATCTTGAATAAACGTTAAACGAGAGAGACAAAAGACAAAATGTCTGAGTGAAGGGTCTTCTTTTATCATTGCCAGGGAAGCAAATCCATAAATCCCCAACTTATAGGTTCATTCAATCGACATTATAATAACTTATTTTAATGGCAGTGATGAAGGGTTTgcatcatttttgttttattgttactACAGCCCACCTCACACTTAGTGGCACTCTTATTATCCTTATTGGCCGCACTCAGGGTCAAACGGTTTTCTCTGAGTTTCTCCGTCCTCACCCCAAGTCTTATTATCTTTATCAGCAGAACACTGTGACCTAATGCGTTCATCCTTCAGACAACTCAGACCCACACTGTTGCGGTTCACATGTATAGTAATTAATAGTCTCTGGATAATTGATATGCTCTGTATAAGGGCGTCTGTCAAATGCCATACATGTAATACTAAGCCAGATAAAACAATAACGTCAACACTTATAGTCAACGGTTATAAAACTGCCATGTAAATATGATCAATTATGACTGTCTTGGGACATGAAACAATATAAACTGATGATAACAAGGGGCAGTATAAGATTATTTTGTTATGTAATATTATGCTTTGACGTTACAGGAAATGGACCTGCATTCAGTACGATGATGCATTTCTCTTTGAGAAACAGCTCTCGCAGCATTGTTTACATTCTTCAGTACAGTCAGACAGCAAGTCGTCCTTCAGGTTTTCATAATGCCGTAAGGTATTTACGATAAAAACAATCAAAGAAATAATTTGAGCGATGCTGTGTCCATGGGTGCACAACTATTAAAGCTTTCATAGCTTACCAGCTCTAGAGTGATCAGAGTGAAACCTACGTCACTACTATTTCACCATTTCCCCTCATgtgcattttcatttctttttacatgATCATTTTCCAACCTTTGTTTATTCATTAGAATTACACTTGCTGGGCTCTGTTTTGGGGGTGAGGACGGCTTTTTTGGTGTCTGTAAAATCTGTCGTCATATCTGGGATCTCTCAAATTTTCAATACTGGTAAgggttatacagtatataaatattgtAGTGCCACTCAAGCATAAGCTTGAGCGTAATATTTTTTAAGAATTTGTTGCTAAATGGCTAAATTTGTGCAGTGAGATTTAATGTTCATCTAAATCCTTCCATCATGACAGTGTCCATGCAAACCAAAGAAAGGATGTTTCTGCTATGTAGGTAATGAGAAACATAAAACTCACCAGTGACAATTTTGTAGCCCTTTTCTATTAAAGAAGATGATAAAGTCCTGCAATTTGCCAGCACTTGTACTTGGTAggccttgaattctggagtcaGTGCCTGCTTCAATGCTACAGCCAGTCCTATGCATAAAATTCAGGAACACTATGCAAtattcaacaaaaatatttgtCAACTGGtatattatctgtttattttgaaaGTTTAAAAGTGCACAATAATATTTGAGGCTATGCAGTAGAAATAttaaatgctaaaatattatCGTAACTAGTCACCTGCAATGGAATGGCTGTGACGTCCTCCCTGCAGCCTGGGAAACACAGCTTCACAGATCAAACTCTCCAGGTTGTAAAGAGtttcttttcctgtttttgCATCCACACTGCGCACACCTAATAGGTAGAACTGTTAGCTGATATCACAGAAAATAAAGCAGatcaaatctgattttttttccccttagaCACAAAGAACCAACCTTTCCTGTAAAATATGGCCCCAGATCTGCAGCCTCTCAGGGTCTTGTAGGTGGAGGTCGTAACGATATCGAAGTAATCAAAGGGGGATGGAATCACTCCAGCTGCAATAAGTCCACTAATGTGTGCCGTGTCGGCTAGCAAGTACGCCCCATTCTCATCTGCTATCTTCCGAAGACGACCATAATCCAGGTTACGTGAGTAGGAGCTGGTTCCTATGCGAATAATCCAGAACAATGTAAAAATTATGGATGGAAAAATATATGATGTGAGCTCCTAGGGATTTGAATGGCTTATTTTCAGAAGCGTTTATCCACTTCTGAAAAGCCTGTAGCGCTACCATACCTAGATCTGCCATCCTAACATCCTCAACAGGCGCTAATACCACACATGGAGTCTGACTGAATGTGTCTATGTGTTCAAGGAGAGCGGGCATGGTCCTGAATGGCCTCGTCCTTGGGTGTGGCACATACTGTAGGTTCA
Coding sequences within it:
- the LOC108257062 gene encoding serine hydroxymethyltransferase, cytosolic, whose translation is MPALLEHIDTFSQTPCVVLAPVEDVRMADLGTSSYSRNLDYGRLRKIADENGAYLLADTAHISGLIAAGVIPSPFDYFDIVTTSTYKTLRGCRSGAIFYRKGVRSVDAKTGKETLYNLESLICEAVFPRLQGGRHSHSIAGLAVALKQALTPEFKAYQVQVLANCRTLSSSLIEKGYKIVTGGTDTHLILLDLRPNGIDGVRAEKVLQDCSISCNRNPCPGDSIFHPFGLRLGTPALTSRGLVEEDFCQVAELVHRGIQLAVEIQTNINPKATLKEFKETLAQDEKYQKKITELRDEVEAFVGKFPMPGLPEL